A stretch of Clostridium formicaceticum DNA encodes these proteins:
- a CDS encoding ketopantoate reductase family protein — translation MNSLFIKKVAHKNTAVIPILNIYGIGSKMQKQLPGLMVTYGCIYVSANIKEPGVIKMHGDIFRIVYGVRNPNEYRPMLEEIANDLKESGITGIISDNIQRDCLQKFSYVSPMAACGLYYDCTAEAMQKQGEIRECFVSLIREIKLLANAMGVFFTVDIIPTNLDILDGLSPTASISMQRDFSIGKQSEIDGLIFEVVRIGNKIGVPLLNYEKITRKFGFKDI, via the coding sequence ATAAATTCACTATTTATCAAGAAAGTTGCACATAAGAACACTGCTGTGATTCCGATTTTAAATATATATGGAATAGGTAGTAAAATGCAAAAACAATTACCAGGATTAATGGTAACATATGGATGCATCTATGTATCAGCAAATATAAAAGAGCCGGGTGTAATAAAAATGCATGGAGATATTTTTAGAATCGTTTATGGTGTTAGAAATCCAAATGAATATCGACCGATGCTGGAAGAAATAGCAAATGACTTAAAAGAGTCAGGAATAACTGGAATTATATCAGACAATATTCAAAGAGATTGCCTACAAAAATTTTCATATGTGTCCCCAATGGCAGCTTGTGGGCTATATTATGATTGTACTGCTGAAGCAATGCAAAAACAAGGAGAAATAAGAGAATGTTTTGTATCATTGATTAGAGAGATAAAATTATTGGCAAATGCAATGGGTGTCTTTTTCACAGTAGATATTATTCCAACAAATTTGGATATTCTTGATGGATTAAGCCCGACAGCTTCTATATCTATGCAGAGAGACTTTAGCATAGGGAAACAATCCGAAATTGATGGTCTTATATTTGAAGTAGTTCGCATTGGAAATAAAATTGGCGTACCTCTTTTAAATTATGAAAAAATAACAAGAAAATTTGGTTTTAAAGATATATAA